agacgattgggccaaccagcGCCATCcaacccattaatctccggttacctaccgtaacagtaatgaaaatgaaataaaataactaatctaacaaaTTTTCAAGAGGAACTAATCTCCTTTGGCAATGGAGAGACTGAAGAAAGTAAATCGGGGAGAGGTGTAAGATGGTTTTggttttagagttttatgctaaGATTAAGGTTTGAATCCGAGTTTGTTGTGTTCCTAAAATAGAAGGGAGTTATTGAACGGAAGAGAAGTTTGAGAACAGGGTGATGAGGATAAGGttttttattttggaattttttattattttaaaatacttaaaaatattatgtaataataattctaaaataattaaaaatatcatGTAATTAGAATaagaggcctgctacacatacaagtctttttgacttacaagtcttacaagttggcacAAGCCCAACAAAAAACACACATTACACTCCCAtattcaagagtaaataaacgcacgttattcaaccacttcctgtttccaaaacgcgctactcaccatgcattataaacgactattcttcttcttcctccatgaaaacgagtttcttgtcaaatttgaagataatggaacttcagaaatacacccaaacgattacagaaatacacccaaacgatcaCAGAAATACagccaaaggattacaaaaatatacccaaacggttacaggaattcacccaaacaattatagaaatacacccaaaggattacagaaatacacccaaaggattacaaaaactacacccaaaggatttaagaaatacacccaaaatttgttaaagtacaccttatgcataattcagaactctttctctttctcctcatcATCTTctgctatttcttcttcttcaaaaacgatttcagagcttgatgtcaaaaaacaatggaaatcgagaataacgaagaaagaaaacagagaaaaaagcacgtaaatgaagaaggagaaagataaggcaagaaacgaaagaaaagaagaagaagaacgtgcagcaagaagaagaagaaggtgcagtgaaaacgtgcagtaacggttgaagaaggagaaagagaaggcaagaaacgaaagaaaagaagaagaagaagaggaagaggaagaagaacgtgcagcaagaaaaaaaagaaggtgCAGTAAAAACGTGCAGTAAAAACATGCAGTAAtggttgaagaaggagaaagagaaggcaagaaacgaaaaaaaagaagaagaagaggaagagaaagaagaacgtgcgcaagaagaagaagaatatgtACTTGTAAAGACTTATATAAAAAaacgcttgtatgtggagaatttctCTTAGAACAATTATTCAAGTCTTATACGTTAGctattttagtgttttttacTAATTGAAATAGGAGTAATTGACAATTTAGttattttgtcaaattttaaaattttttaaaaattattttattatttatatttttttaaattatttttgtcagtGTTAGAATCTTTTGGATATCaatttaatattttgttctttaaataaataaataaataatttttttttacccaAACGGTATCCCCAACCCGAcaggttaaggactaatccgtcgcagatctgagctccatttaagggtctgccgctggccaatgagttgctgcatgcacaaggtggggttcgaactcccgacacttatttaagcggatgagtgagttgaccactcgaccaacccaagttggttaaataaataattattgatTGATCATGTTTTTAATAATGTCTTAGCTAAAGTTTTTGTAAGACTGTTAAATGGACCAACGTGACCCATTTGGCCTAGCTTGCCTAAGTCCACCTGTTATACGGGCTAGtctatttattttgtgtttaTTTACGAGTCTAAGTTTTCAAGTTGGGATATTTtatagaatattttaattttgatattgggTTTATACTAGTATTTTTTAATAATGTGTGaaattttgtatgttttctttcatAAGGATATCACAAATCTAACTCTACGATTTGTGaagtttaactttttttttttatttttaaaatacaaaatttattCTCCAATTTGTGAAGTAACACAAAATCTACCATTCGATTTGTAAACTTACACAAATCTGACCTTTCAATTTGTGTTtcagtatttaaaaaaaattaatatgcaAATCGAACCCTCTGATTTGTGATTACCTCCGTACTAAATTAAAATACACCACTTTTCCATAATCAAGAATAACACAGCAataattttcatattaaaaaaaaaacagcctATTTTATAACTGAAATAGTATCGATAACTCAAAGtgttgtgtgtgtgagagagagagagagagagagagatgaagcTTAGATGAATGAATGAGAGAATGAGAATGTGATTATTGTGTAGCAGCTACAGCTGATAGGAGTTTATATACATATGTTGAGACACGTGACTTGCTGCACCTGTTACCACTAATTAGTTGCTAACTAATTGCTAAAGTGACTCTAACAAACTTCCGTTATTCTATTCTATTATCCTgtcatcccccctcaaactcaacgATTGAGGTTGCTCAATCTTGAGTTTGGACCGAAAGGTTGCAAACCGTGAGGAGCTTACTGCCTTAGTCATGACATCGGCAATTTGAGTATCTCCAGGGATATGATGAATCTGGACTCGCCCTTTGGCTACATGGTCTCGCACCAAATGGAGATCAATCTCAAAATGCTTTGAGCGAGAATGAAGCACAGGATTTGCGGACATTAACACAGCACCTGCATTGTCACAATACACTTTGAGGGTAGGTACAAGAATGTGAATTTCACCAAGTAGATTTCGAATCCAGAGCAGCTCGGCTACCACATTGGCAATGCCACGGTACTCAGCCTCTGTGCTGGAACGAGATACTGCAGCCTGCTTCTTTGAGCACCAAGAAACAGGGTTCGGCCCAAACATGACACAATAGCCAGCAGTGGATTTGTGATCCTCAATGTCTGAGGCCCAATCAGAGTCAGTATATCCTGTAAGGATCAACTCAGTAGGTTTACGCAGATGAAGCCCCATGGTCCTCGTGCCTTGCAGATACCTGAGGATACGCTTTACCGCTTTCCAATGCTTGTCCAGCGGAGCTTGCATAAATTGGCAGACTTTGTTGATGCAGAATGCAATTTCAGGCCTGGTGACAGTGAGGTATTGGAGGCTTCCAACAACAGATCTGTACAGGCTCACATGCTCAAATGGCACACCATCTGTGGATGTCAACTTCAAGTTAGAAGTCATAGGGGTAGCAGCAGCCTTAGAGTCTCCCATGTTAGCCTTCTTTAGCAAATCATTAATGTACTTCGTCTGGGACAGTAGTAGGCCCCCACAAGATGTTTGAGTGACTTCAATGCCCAAAAAATACTTTAATTCTCCCATATCTCGAAGTGAGAACTTGGAGTGAAGTTGTTGCACTAATTTGGCAATAGCCTCTTTTGAAGTTCCAGTGACGATAATATCGTCCACATACACAAGGAGGAACATTGTGGCTTCACTGGTGTGTTTGAAGAACAGGGAGACATCTGATTTAGTAGAGGAGAATCCCAGAGTGTATAGTGCTGCCCTTAGAGTATTAAACCAGGATCTGGGTGTCTGCTTTAGACCATAAAGCGACCTAGTTAGTTTGTACACAACCTCCGAGCCACCAATTTCAAAGCCTTGCGACTGTCTCATATATACTTCTTCTTGCAGGCTCCCATTCAAGAATGCATTATTCACATCAAGTTGAGTTAGGGGCAGTGATTTTGTAATGCTAGAGTGAGAATAACTTGAATAGGGGCTGGCTTGACAACAGGGCTAAAGGTCTCCTTGAAGTCTATGCCTGGCCTTTGATTGAAGCCCTGAGCAACAAGCCGGGCTTTAAATTTGTTGATGGAACCATTTGGATTCTGTTTAACATGAAACACTCATTTGCTACCAATTGCACGTCTATTCGGAGGCAGAGTGGTGAGCTGCCAGGTACTATTCTTCATCAATGCTGCATATTCGTCTTCCATTGCTTGTCGCCAATGTGGTATTGTCATGGCTTCTTTGGCTGTTTTGGGTAAAAGGAAGGAGTGTAGTTCAGAATTGAAGAGTTTAGGTTTGGTGATGCCGTTCTTGGCACGGGTAGTCATGGAATGAGTGTTAGATGGTGCAGAGAGTGTGGAGACAGCTGCAGGTCTTGAAGGGTTGATGGAATTAGTGGTGTTAGCATGTGAATTGCTGACTTGATAGGCCAAATCTGTAGATTGGGGATCTGAGTTAATAGATTGGTGAGGAGGAACTGAACTAGGCAAGGTGGAATGAATGAGAGGGATAGTTGGGAGGGTGGAGAATAAGGGTGATTCTGGAAAAGGTAACGAACGAGGAGTAAAGCCAAGAGTTGGGTCTTTGAAGGGAAAATGATCTTCTTGAAACATGACATTTCTTATGATAAGAATCTTGCCATCTGTTTTGAGGCATTTGAACCCCTTGTAGTGAATTGCTGGGTCAAGATAGACACAGGACTCAGACCTGAATTGCAGCTTATGTTTGTTGTAAGGGCAAGTGTTAAGGAAGCATAAGCAGCCAAATACTTTCACCATTTGAAGAGAGGGAGCTTTGCCAAACAATTTGCAGCTTGGAGATTGGAAATTTAACACTGGTGTAGGTAGTAGGTTTATTAAGGTTGCAGTAGTCATGAAGGCATCAGGCCAATACTAAACATGCACTGCTGCTTCTGCCAACAATGTGAGCCCCATGGTTGTGATGTGCTTGTGCTTTCTTTCTGCTACACCATTCTGTTGGTGAACGTGTGGACAAGAGAACCTACGcacaattccttcagacctcaaGTAGTTAGATAAACACAAAAATTCTTTTGCATTATCAGATTGTAATGCTTTTATCCTAGTACCTAATTGGAGTTCCACCATTTTCTTAAAAGCGAGGAAGACAGAATAAATTTGTGATCTACTTTGAGCACCACTGCTGCTGGTTGATTTATTGCAATGCTTCTACTTATTGGTGGTGGAATAGCCATGGCTTGAGACATTTCTGCTATTGAACCctaaagctctgataccatgaaatGGTATCGATAACTCAGAGTgttgtgtgtgagagagagatgaAGTTTAGATGAATGAATGAGAGAATGAGAATGTGATTATTGTGTAGCAGCTACAGCTGATAGGAGTTTATATACATATGTTGAGACACGTGACTTGTTGCACCTGTTACCACTAATTAGTTGCTAACTAATTGCTAAAGTGACTCTAACAAACTTCCGTTATTCTGTTCTATTATCCTGTCAATAACCAATCCAAGAAATTATTTTGGATAAAAGGCCGCTTTTCGACAAAAACCTTAAAATTGTGTTTGTTTATAAGTATGAGATAGTATGATAAGAAATTGTCAATTActgaaattaatttaattaaactattaaaaaataaagtttttggactgcaaaaaaagtaaaattaaagacaaaatttcaaaatctaaaattcaaataaataaaatgaatacTAGGACAATTGATTTCACTATATCATAAAATTAGATATTTATGATCATGTCACTCAACTTTTTAGTTGTGAATTCAAGTTGGTTAAGTTTCCTAAATCCTAAtttagtttttagtatttttcaaGGTCAAGAAATTCTCCCAAACTTATATAGATGTACTAATCTCTTAGTTATAACTTATATGAGTAAAAAATTATGTTTTGTGAAACTTATATAACAACCATATAAATTATATTTGTTTATCTTTAGTTTTCGttcaatttatgatgtttatagCGTTATTTACAACTTCTCACTCAAGTGCATTGTAAGCATTAAGGTTAATTATAAACACATCGAACCAAATTACCAAAACAAATATTATTGAATAACATTGATCTATAATTATTCAATTTACATAAAAAACTACATTATTATTG
The DNA window shown above is from Arachis ipaensis cultivar K30076 chromosome B08, Araip1.1, whole genome shotgun sequence and carries:
- the LOC107611630 gene encoding uncharacterized protein LOC107611630; the protein is MRQSQGFEIGGSEVVYKLTRSLYGLKQTPRSWFNTLRAALYTLGFSSTKSDVSLFFKHTSEATMFLLVYVDDIIVTGTSKEAIAKLVQQLHSKFSLRDMGELKYFLGIEVTQTSCGGLLLSQTKYINDLLKKANMGDSKAAATPMTSNLKLTSTDGVPFEHVSLYRSVVGSLQYLTVTRPEIAFCINKVCQFMQAPLDKHWKAVKRILRYLQGTRTMGLHLRKPTELILTGYTDSDWASDIEDHKSTAGYCVMFGPNPVSWCSKKQAAVSRSSTEAEYRGIANVVAELLWIRNLLGEIHILVPTLKVYCDNAGAVLMSANPVLHSRSKHFEIDLHLVRDHVAKGRVQIHHIPGDTQIADVMTKAVSSSRFATFRSKLKIEQPQSLSLRGDDRIIE